The following proteins are co-located in the Apium graveolens cultivar Ventura chromosome 5, ASM990537v1, whole genome shotgun sequence genome:
- the LOC141724313 gene encoding zinc finger CCCH domain-containing protein 56-like isoform X1, translating to MDYGRESGNVVHIIPTTQVNDFDKWGSGSADQAIWATEEDYGAWNREASVDVNSNYDGKQSQSRSGSEPPNKKMRNAQSVDLQSNNRSKAIGKMFFKTKLCCKFRAGTCPYITNCNFAHSIEELRRPPPNWQEIVAAHEEEQGISSEPREEFQIPSLDSNVFPAEMQRSSKGRHCKKFFTEEGCPYGDNCTFVHDEQSRARESVAISLGPGSGGGYSGGAVNTGGNVLSPSTLKPSNWKTRICNKWEQTGYCPFGNKCHFAHGIEELHRYGGGLMDSEGKDFSSPMDAKQGMVPSKSPADNLVASVSHADNYHIGGSSQRLANVVQWTEQRPQKWKGPNKISLIYGDWIEDLN from the exons ATGGATTACGGAAGAGAAAGTGGGAATGTGGTTCATATAATTCCTACTACTCAAGTGAATGATTTTGATAAGTGGGGTTCGGGGTCTGCTGATCAGGCGATTTGGGCAACTGAGGAAGATTACGGGGCGTGGAATAGAGAGGCTTCAGTTGATGTTAATTCGAATTATGATGGGAAGCAATCGCAAAGTCGGTCGGGAAGTGAGCCTCCTAATAAGAAAATGAGAAATGCACAATCAGTAGATTTGCAGTCGAATAATCGGTCAAAGGCGATAGGGAAGATGTTCTTTAAGACCAAACTTTGTTGCAAGTTTCGTGCTGGGACTTGCCCGTACATTACCAATTGTAATTTTGCACATAGCATTGAAGAGCTTCGAAGACCACCTCCCAACTGGCAGGAGATTGTGGCTGCTCATGAAGAAGAACAGGGCATATCGTCTGAGCCAAGGGAAGAGTTTCAGATTCCTTCGTTGGATTCTAATGTTTTTCCGGCAGAGATGCAGAGGTCTTCCAAGGGGCGACACTGCAAAAAGTTTTTTACTGAAGAAGGTTGTCCGTATGGGGATAATTGCACTTTTGTTCATGATGAGCAATCAAGAGCTCGCGAAAGTGTGGCAATAAGTTTGGGTCCTGGGTCTGGTGGTGGATATAGTGGTGGAGCTGTTAACACCGGTGGGAATGTTTTAAGTCCATCAACCTTGAAACCTTCTAATTGGAAGACAAGAATTTGTAACAAATGGGAACAGACAGGGTATTGCCCGTTTGGTAACAAGTGCCATTTTGCACATGGGATTGAAG AACTGCATCGTTATGGCGGCGGGCTTATGGATAGCGAAGGAAAAGACTTCTCATCACCCATGGATGCAAAACAGGGGATGGTGCCTTCAAAATCTCCAGCTGATAATCTAGTTGCTTCAGTTTCTCATGCAGATAATTATCATATCGGAGGTTCATCACAGAGGTTGGCCAATGTAGTGCAGTGGACCGAGCAGAGACCCCAAAAGTGGAAGGGCCCAAACAAGATTAGCTTAATATATGGTGATTGGATCGAGGATCTGAATTGA
- the LOC141724313 gene encoding zinc finger CCCH domain-containing protein 12-like isoform X2 — MDYGRESGNVVHIIPTTQVNDFDKWGSGSADQAIWATEEDYGAWNREASVDVNSNYDGKQSQSRSGSEPPNKKMRNAQSVDLQSNNRSKAIGKMFFKTKLCCKFRAGTCPYITNCNFAHSIEELRRPPPNWQEIVAAHEEEQGISSEPREEFQIPSLDSNVFPAEMQRSSKGRHCKKFFTEEGCPYGDNCTFVHDEQSRARESVAISLGPGSGGGYSGGAVNTGGNVLSPSTLKPSNWKTRICNKWEQTGYCPFGNKCHFAHGIEAVPSNSDQVICLPYKNCIVMAAGLWIAKEKTSHHPWMQNRGWCLQNLQLII, encoded by the exons ATGGATTACGGAAGAGAAAGTGGGAATGTGGTTCATATAATTCCTACTACTCAAGTGAATGATTTTGATAAGTGGGGTTCGGGGTCTGCTGATCAGGCGATTTGGGCAACTGAGGAAGATTACGGGGCGTGGAATAGAGAGGCTTCAGTTGATGTTAATTCGAATTATGATGGGAAGCAATCGCAAAGTCGGTCGGGAAGTGAGCCTCCTAATAAGAAAATGAGAAATGCACAATCAGTAGATTTGCAGTCGAATAATCGGTCAAAGGCGATAGGGAAGATGTTCTTTAAGACCAAACTTTGTTGCAAGTTTCGTGCTGGGACTTGCCCGTACATTACCAATTGTAATTTTGCACATAGCATTGAAGAGCTTCGAAGACCACCTCCCAACTGGCAGGAGATTGTGGCTGCTCATGAAGAAGAACAGGGCATATCGTCTGAGCCAAGGGAAGAGTTTCAGATTCCTTCGTTGGATTCTAATGTTTTTCCGGCAGAGATGCAGAGGTCTTCCAAGGGGCGACACTGCAAAAAGTTTTTTACTGAAGAAGGTTGTCCGTATGGGGATAATTGCACTTTTGTTCATGATGAGCAATCAAGAGCTCGCGAAAGTGTGGCAATAAGTTTGGGTCCTGGGTCTGGTGGTGGATATAGTGGTGGAGCTGTTAACACCGGTGGGAATGTTTTAAGTCCATCAACCTTGAAACCTTCTAATTGGAAGACAAGAATTTGTAACAAATGGGAACAGACAGGGTATTGCCCGTTTGGTAACAAGTGCCATTTTGCACATGGGATTGAAG CTGTTCCTTCCAACTCTGACCAAGTTATCTGCCTCCCCTACAAG AACTGCATCGTTATGGCGGCGGGCTTATGGATAGCGAAGGAAAAGACTTCTCATCACCCATGGATGCAAAACAGGGGATGGTGCCTTCAAAATCTCCAGCTGATAATCTAG
- the LOC141724313 gene encoding zinc finger CCCH domain-containing protein 12-like isoform X3, protein MDYGRESGNVVHIIPTTQVNDFDKWGSGSADQAIWATEEDYGAWNREASVDVNSNYDGKQSQSRSGSEPPNKKMRNAQSVDLQSNNRSKAIGKMFFKTKLCCKFRAGTCPYITNCNFAHSIEELRRPPPNWQEIVAAHEEEQGISSEPREEFQIPSLDSNVFPAEMQRSSKGRHCKKFFTEEGCPYGDNCTFVHDEQSRARESVAISLGPGSGGGYSGGAVNTGGNVLSPSTLKPSNWKTRICNKWEQTGYCPFGNKCHFAHGIEVCQVMIGMTMNTCLIEVSELNNSGQLQTCYDL, encoded by the exons ATGGATTACGGAAGAGAAAGTGGGAATGTGGTTCATATAATTCCTACTACTCAAGTGAATGATTTTGATAAGTGGGGTTCGGGGTCTGCTGATCAGGCGATTTGGGCAACTGAGGAAGATTACGGGGCGTGGAATAGAGAGGCTTCAGTTGATGTTAATTCGAATTATGATGGGAAGCAATCGCAAAGTCGGTCGGGAAGTGAGCCTCCTAATAAGAAAATGAGAAATGCACAATCAGTAGATTTGCAGTCGAATAATCGGTCAAAGGCGATAGGGAAGATGTTCTTTAAGACCAAACTTTGTTGCAAGTTTCGTGCTGGGACTTGCCCGTACATTACCAATTGTAATTTTGCACATAGCATTGAAGAGCTTCGAAGACCACCTCCCAACTGGCAGGAGATTGTGGCTGCTCATGAAGAAGAACAGGGCATATCGTCTGAGCCAAGGGAAGAGTTTCAGATTCCTTCGTTGGATTCTAATGTTTTTCCGGCAGAGATGCAGAGGTCTTCCAAGGGGCGACACTGCAAAAAGTTTTTTACTGAAGAAGGTTGTCCGTATGGGGATAATTGCACTTTTGTTCATGATGAGCAATCAAGAGCTCGCGAAAGTGTGGCAATAAGTTTGGGTCCTGGGTCTGGTGGTGGATATAGTGGTGGAGCTGTTAACACCGGTGGGAATGTTTTAAGTCCATCAACCTTGAAACCTTCTAATTGGAAGACAAGAATTTGTAACAAATGGGAACAGACAGGGTATTGCCCGTTTGGTAACAAGTGCCATTTTGCACATGGGATTGAAG TGTGTCAAGTCATGATCGGGATGACAATGAACACATGCCTAATAGAAGTATCAGAACTAAACAATTCTGGTCAATTGCAGACTTGTTATGATTTATAA